The genomic interval tctccctgGGGGCTGGGCCAGGCCCTGTGCCCAGGGGCCCCTTCTGTCCTGAAGCCTGAGACTCCCTCGCTCCCCCGTTCTGACCCAGATCACACCCCGTGTGTCCTGGAGAGCCTCTGTGGAGGAGGCAACAGGtctgaacacctactatgtgccacgCACACCTGTCATTGTCTCCTGTGGGACAGTGACAGGTAGCCCCACTCTACACCCCAGGACCTGAGGTCACCCAGGGAACCGCTGCTCCGGGGTCACGCTCTGTGAGCCACTGGGAGCCGGGGGGCCACAGAGCCATCCAGGAGGCGGCTCTGGAGCCTGCTGCTCGCCACTCCCAGCCCTGGGCCCTTGGGCTAGGGACTtgtcccctctgagcctcagtctgcTTCTGTCACTTGGGGCCAGCTCCAGAACAAAGGGTGGAGAGGGCTAGACAGAGCACGCCTCTCCCTGAAGGGACAGACCCAGGTCCATGGCTggtgcctcggcctccccagggGACAGCGGGGCCAGGAACGCTGGGCTGGCGTCCCACCACGCCCTGGATGAGCAGTTCTGTTGGGTGCTCGGGGGGCATCGAGCGCCACAGTGATTCAGCATCCCCCGTGACAAGGCCACCCCTTCGTCCCTTCTTGCAGATGAGGACTGGAGGCTCCCAGGCCCAAGGTCACCCACAGCAAGTGGCAGAACTGGTGACTGGACCCCAGCGGAGCTCAGCTTCTCACCACGGTGGTCggcacccctccccctccccacctccagcagGCAGCCATGCAGCCAGGCCCCTCCGTCTCCCTGTGGCGACATTAAATCCCACTCAGAGGGCTGGTTTTAATTGGCTTAATATACTCGTTAATAACCGCGTCTATTTAACGCACCTGTAAAAGGCCCATAACATTAACTTAATGGCGGTGACGATCCGCGGCACTTCCAGCCAGCCTTTTACATTTCCTGACAAGCCCTTAGCGGGGGCCTCGGTGGGCACAGACGGTCAGGGTGAGGGACAGCACGGCACCTTGGTCCTGCACACCCCAGTCCCCCTTCTCTCCAAGTCACAGTGCGCCCTCCAGGGGCCTGAAGGAGAGGCACCTAGGGGAGGTCTGAGCCCCGCAGCCCGaggtggtgctggtgctggtggctTCAGTGAAACCAACACCAGCAACACCCATGGTGCCCGTGGGCCTAGGCACCAAGCCAGGCCAGCCCTTTACGCTCCCCAGgaagcccccccacccccgcaaggTCTGCAGCAGCACTGACCCATTTTACacaagagaaaactgaggctcagagaggggcaTTCACACGAccgaggtcacacagcaagtgcGTAgctgagctgggatttgaaccaggTCCGTGACTAGAAGTCTGCATGCCACCCGACCCCTCAGGGCCGTAAGGCTATCTGCCACAGCCTCTCCTCTGCCCTGAGCAGAAGGGGCAGCTGGAGTGGCCAGCAGGCTGCTCGAGGCCAAGAGTTGAGGATGTGTTTGGAAGAGGCCAGATGCAGAGGTTAAGAGCATCCCCTCCCCCAGGACCCAGGGGGACGTCCCCCATCCTGAGTCAGTTGCGGTCATAGCTGGCCACTGGTGATGACAGAGAGGCAAAGATGAAATTCCCTTTGGCCTTGGGATGCTCTGCCACTCCCCTGTTGACTCGGGGGCGGGGGCTGTTTCCTTCAAGTCCTGGTTCCACCTTGGAGAGGGACGGAGGGAGAGCAACGCCTCTCTCCACCCACCTGTCCCCCACAGTCCCCACCTCGTCAGAGCCTGGGAAAGCCCACTCTGGTGCCCATCCGGTCCCTGCTGCTGGCCGGCTGGGGGGCCCCTCCCCCATCACCAGCCAGGTCTTGTGACTGGGTCTTCCCTGGAGCTTCCAGCAGCTCCTCCATGGGGTCCACACCCAGGTCCCCACAGTGCCCCGAGGTCCCCACACCTCTAGTCTGCCTCCAGCCGTCACCCCAGTCGCATGGGCTTTATAGCGGGCTCTGGAAGTCGCGTCACTTCTAGGCTCTTCAGTGGAATCCAGCAGCTGCGCCAGTTCACGGTCAAGTCAGAGGGCCAGGCTCCGCTCTGCGGGAGTCACGTCACTGGTCCTTCCTGCTCGTCCCCGTTGGCGGGATGGAttgctgccccccacccccagatggCTGGTCCCCGAGGCCCAGTGTGCTGCAGGGGACCAGGAGAtggcaggcagggcctgggggatGGCTGCTGGGGCACAGGGAGCTGCGGGATGGTGCACCGGGTCATGGCCTCACCATTCATTCCCTGTGGGGTCCTTGAGCATCTGCTTCGTCCTGGGAGCCCTGGGGACCCAGCGGTGCACAGCAAGGCCACACAGGAGCCCGAGTCTGGAGGGTGTGGGGGACCGCTGGGGTCTGTCCAGGTGGGACTCTGCTCCAGGCTGCCAGAGGggcggggcagggcaggggcctgGGCAGCGGTGACAGCTGCCTGACTGGGGGGCTTCCAGCGGGTCACCTTCCTGCCCCCGCCAGCCCCTGGGCTGACTCTGGTCCTTTTAATTCTATTGAAGAAGAGTGAGGCTCAGGAGTCCCCGGGCTCTCCATGGGCCCTGCCTGAGTTGGGCAGGGTGACCGTGACCCAGAAAGTGGACAGAGGGCATCGTCCCAGCTCCGCCCTGCTGGCGTCCttgcctcatctgtaaagtggagacCCTGGGTGTCGTCTCTTCTGTGTGGCAAGTGGCTCCAGAGCTCTGAGGCTTAAAACAGCTCATCCTCTGTTCTCTCCCTTGCCTTGAGTGGCTCGGCGTCTCTCAGGAGGGTACGGTCAGCACGTCACCCCGTGCTGCCCTCTGACCTGGAGACCAGAGGCCTCCACTCATCTCCCTGTGGGCCTCTCTCCAGAGGCTGCTCCCGCATCCGCTTGTGACAGAGGCTTTCCCCTAAGCAAGTGATGCAGGACAGAGCCAGAGGCGGCCACGACATCTCTTGTGACCAAGCCCCGGCAGCCACACGACCCCATCCACCGTGTTCCGGCCACACGGTTCACCAGCCCTGCTTGGCGTGGGTCCGGGGTGCCACATGAGCGCGTGAATTCAGGGGTCAGGATCACTGGGCAGTGGTGGGTCTCGGGGGCCAGTTCCCGAGTGCCAGGACCTGTTTCCTATCTGTGACTCCCAGAGCTGCCAAGTCCTCCAAACAAGAGCCACCAAGAAGAGCCCTGGGCACAGAGGCTGGCATCTGTACGTGCCTGCCAAATGGCACCATGTCCTGGCACCACGGTCACCTTCCACAGGAGCCAGAGGGTCCGCACCACCCTCCAGGAGCCCAGCTGGCCAGGTGGGGGCAGGATGTCCCTTCCTTGAATGAGTAGAGGCCGGGAACACTCgtcgctttcttccccttcttaaGGTTTTAAACACCTAATTTATTCCATCCATTAGATAGATTTTGTAGATTTAATCATTTTCACAGTTGGTGGCTCATTGGATACTCAAGATAAACTCCAAATGGAAGTATAATGGTGAGGACAAATGAGTTTTCACACCACAACGGCAGAAACTTGCTTGGGAAGAGACTTTAAGAGGAACGAAAATACATACAGATATAATTTTTTCCCCGGCAGCTGGTTTTGCTGACTCTAGTCGGGTTACCACAGCTAATTTCACCAGTtttgttcatctgtaaaattgcataaaagtgacatttttgtGCTCATTATAGCAACTGCTGATTTATGGCTGGCAAATGAAGAACGGGTCCCTTTTTTGAGGGACTCTCCGAGCGGCGCTAAGTGTCCATGAAATTGCTTGTATAATGTAGTTTAAATCCAATCTCGGAGAAAGATTCCCCCGTTGGCCAAAGTGACATTTCCATTCTCCACACTGAGTTTATTTGAGGCCACTTAGGAGGGGGCTGCCCCAGGCGGGGTCGGGATGGGGACCCACCGTGGACTCACCTGCCCTGCCCAGGTTAGGACAGAGGGACACGGCCCCAGCCCCGCGTGGGGTGTGATGccacctccttcccttcctgctgccGGACTCCGCCCGTGGCTGCCCGCTGCCCCCAGGCAGGGCTTCTCCATCCCGCTCCCGCTGACATTTGAAGCTGGGGGGGtcctggtgtgtggggggggtctgTGCTGTGCATTGTGGGACGTGTCTACCCACCAGACGCCAGCAGCACCTCCACCCCCTGCTGTGACAACCAGACACATTTCCAGATGTACCAGTGTACCCCTGCAGCGAGACCTGCTGCCCCCTGTGAGAGCCCCTCCCTGGCACCTATCCGACCCTCCTACTGCGCAAGCCTTCttgatgaggaaaccaaggtccAGAGTGGTGACCTCATTCCTCCAGGTCACCCTGCAGACCCATTCCACaggctgggaaactgaggctcagctgGGCAGCCAGCTTGCCCGGGGCCACACAGTCCCATCCAGCCCCAGAGCCCAGGGTCCTTCCATCTCATCAGCCCCTGTCCCTACTACCTCGGCCCGGGAGGCTGTGAGCTGCACCCGAGATGTCTCGGGACCCAGGAGGGGCTTTAGAGGGGTGGGGAGCTCCACCCATCATGACCCACTCCCCTGGGGCAGGGCCAGTTGTGCCCACCCACTGCTAATAGCAGTGAAGGAGTGAGGCAGCCCCAATGAATCTCACCACTGTTAAGTGACACAGGCAGGTCACACAGGTGCCATGTGGGGCTCCATCTCATTACTGACGGATACCAGAAAAGAGCAGCCTGTCCTGTTAGGGCTCAGGCAAACTCGGGTGTGACTGGAGACTTTAGGGGACACAGTGCTGCCTGTCACCTaggtgtgctccatttgtgacaGTCCACCAAGCCCATGAGGCCTGCACTTTGCGTACATCACAGCTTTAATTTTGGAAGGAGTGAACAGACAGGGCAAGGGGGCTGGGCGGCCCGTAGCTGTTCGTGGGCAGCAGGAGGGTGCAGTTTCTGGGCCTCACCTGTGCCTTTGTCCCCGCAGGTGAGACGGTGGCCAGCTCCATGCATTCCTCCCGCTACCCGAGCCCGGCCGAGCTGGACGCCTACGCCGAGAAGGTGGCCAACAGCCCGCTGTCCATCAAGATCTTCCCCACCAACATCCGGGTGCCGCAGCACAAGCACCTCAGCCGCACGGTCAACGGCTACGACACCAGCGGCCAGCGCTACAGCCCCTACCCGCCACACAGCAGCGGCTACCAGGGCCTGCTGGCCATCGTCAAGGCCGCCGTGTCCTCCTCCAGCGGGGCCGCACCCGCCGGGCCGGCCAAGGGCGTGCTCAAGAGCGTAGAAGGCAAGCGGACCAAGCTGTCGCCTGCCACCGTGCAGGTGGGCATTGCGCCCTACCCAGCCCCCAGCACTCTGGGGCCCCTCGCCTACCCCAAGCCCCCCGAGGCGCCTGCCCCGCCACCCAGCCTGCCCGCAGCGGCCACCACGGCCTCGGTGATCCCCCTGCCCGGCCGCGGGCTGCCCCTGCCGCCCTCCAACCTGCCCTCCATCCACAGCATCCTCTACCAGCTCAACCAGCAGTGCCAGGCCCCCGGCGCTGCACCCGCCGCCTGTCAGGGTGTGGccgtcccccaccccagcccggCCAAGCACGGCCCGGTGCCCAGCTTCCCCAGCATGGCCTACTCGGCCACCGCGGGGCTGCCCGACTGCCGCAAGGGCGCCGAGCTGGGCCAGGGAGCCACGCCGGCCCTGACCCTGGCGGGGGCCACCAAGCCCGCAGGCTACGCCGACGGCGGCCTGGATTACCTGCTGTGGCCCCAGAAGCCGCCCCCGCCGCCGCAGCCCCTGCGCGCCTACAGCAGCAGCAGCGCGGCGGCCAGCAAGTCCCCCGAGGCGTGCGGCGGGCGGGCCTACGAGGGGCTGCCCGCCGGCTTCGCCGTGGGCCAGTACTTTGCCGCCCCCTGGAACAGCGTGCTGGTGACCCCCACCAGCGACTGCTACAAcccggcggccgcggcggcggtgGCGGTGACTGAGCTGGGGCCCGGGACGGCGCGCGAGCTGGCGGGGCCCGCGGCCGACGGCCTCTCGGGCCTGCCCAGCAAGAGCGTGTGCAACACGTCGGTGCTGAGcagcagcctgcagtccctggaGTACCTCATCAACGACATCCGGCCGCCCTGCATCAAGGAGCAGATGCTGGGCAAGGGCTACGAGACGGTGGCCGTGCCCCGGCTGCTCGACCACCAGCACGCGCACATCCGCCTGCCCGTCTACAGATAAGGCCGCCCGGCGCATGCGCGGACTGACGGCCGGACGGGGCGGGACGCAGGCTGCAGTGGGCCAGGGGCGGGGTCAGGGGCCGGCCCTGCGCCCGCAGAGCCCGCGGGGAAGCCAGGCCCGCTGCCGCCTCGGTGCCGCGCGGGGAGAGGCAGGGTGACCTCGGAGGCCCCACCCCATCGGCTACCCCAGGACACCACGGGGAGGGTCCGGGATGTCCATGGCTCCCTCCACCCAGGCCGGCAGAGGCAGGGGGAGAGAAGCCACCTCAACGCAGGAATGGTTCTTTCTGGGTCTCTAGAAGAGGGGCTCAGACCACCAGGGTGGGGTGCAGGAGGAAATGGGGTGCTCCAGAGTCTCTTCCCACAGTCTCCCGGAAAAAGGAGCAAAGGGGGGCCTTTAGGAAGTCATGGGGTCCAAAGGGTCCCCCTGCCAGTTGATCCAGGTGAAGACCATTCGGACCCCAGAGTCCTACCGTCACCCCCACCTCAgtccctcctccctcagtctctccccccccccagatTTCTTAATAGAATTgcagcccccacacacacacacacacaccattctctGTACCCTGGACCGACATCTACCCCCCTTCCCTCCAATACATCTTATAGGGCTGCTGGGCACAGTTGTGCAAGCTGCGCACTGCACAGGGGACCTCCTTTGAGGACACCACCTGCATCTTAGATTTGTATATTTATTACAATTTTCTGCATCCTGAGGAAGAGGCACCATGGGGGCTGGCGATGGGCCTGCAAGCTTAGACCCCACTCAGAGGGACCCCACTTACCTTCTTTGGAGGGGAGTTTCCTGGGAGCCAGCGAGGGGGCAGCCTACCGATTGTATTGGGAGACCCCCATC from Urocitellus parryii isolate mUroPar1 chromosome 3, mUroPar1.hap1, whole genome shotgun sequence carries:
- the Fam222a gene encoding protein FAM222A isoform X1; its protein translation is MTGTLLQSAPGGNPGTAMLACLQRTQNPPGQHLACPSRSLELRKCETVASSMHSSRYPSPAELDAYAEKVANSPLSIKIFPTNIRVPQHKHLSRTVNGYDTSGQRYSPYPPHSSGYQGLLAIVKAAVSSSSGAAPAGPAKGVLKSVEGKRTKLSPATVQVGIAPYPAPSTLGPLAYPKPPEAPAPPPSLPAAATTASVIPLPGRGLPLPPSNLPSIHSILYQLNQQCQAPGAAPAACQGVAVPHPSPAKHGPVPSFPSMAYSATAGLPDCRKGAELGQGATPALTLAGATKPAGYADGGLDYLLWPQKPPPPPQPLRAYSSSSAAASKSPEACGGRAYEGLPAGFAVGQYFAAPWNSVLVTPTSDCYNPAAAAAVAVTELGPGTARELAGPAADGLSGLPSKSVCNTSVLSSSLQSLEYLINDIRPPCIKEQMLGKGYETVAVPRLLDHQHAHIRLPVYR
- the Fam222a gene encoding protein FAM222A isoform X2, translated to MLACLQRTQNPPGQHLACPSRSLELRKCETVASSMHSSRYPSPAELDAYAEKVANSPLSIKIFPTNIRVPQHKHLSRTVNGYDTSGQRYSPYPPHSSGYQGLLAIVKAAVSSSSGAAPAGPAKGVLKSVEGKRTKLSPATVQVGIAPYPAPSTLGPLAYPKPPEAPAPPPSLPAAATTASVIPLPGRGLPLPPSNLPSIHSILYQLNQQCQAPGAAPAACQGVAVPHPSPAKHGPVPSFPSMAYSATAGLPDCRKGAELGQGATPALTLAGATKPAGYADGGLDYLLWPQKPPPPPQPLRAYSSSSAAASKSPEACGGRAYEGLPAGFAVGQYFAAPWNSVLVTPTSDCYNPAAAAAVAVTELGPGTARELAGPAADGLSGLPSKSVCNTSVLSSSLQSLEYLINDIRPPCIKEQMLGKGYETVAVPRLLDHQHAHIRLPVYR